In Nitrospira sp., a single genomic region encodes these proteins:
- a CDS encoding patatin-like phospholipase family protein produces the protein MKTILARTLSHSIRLMVLLVFTAGGCASARPPVPTHFEVVGASNPTRASHELGEKERRDGRFIGLAISGGGSRAAVFGAAVMKELERLGILQQIDVLSAVSGGALPAAYYALDGYKDIDFSNGVLQRMGQDFQGEVLGRWLSPPNLFRYWFTETTKADTVVSVLDEELFHGATYADLNPDRPTLLLNSTNALTGEPFVISDESFAGLEPSLASFSVARAVYMSAAYPGLFDAVALRGKSGAAGASAGPAVLAYDGGPVDNLGVKTLVTMLNRAVERESLGTQFSEGCLLISVDATPRLRQHDGKPLPAATVLLKSNRREVLERAGIPADRQDRARFGRFAVGTDNRQGSCSSWHLALRQLPDDDPLGAKVTRIETSLKIDVEDQQALIAAAKRLVEESLEVARLEGRTSFLPPSPSGH, from the coding sequence ATGAAGACGATCTTGGCCAGGACCCTCTCCCACTCGATTCGTCTGATGGTTCTGCTTGTGTTCACCGCCGGCGGCTGCGCGTCGGCGAGACCGCCTGTCCCCACCCACTTCGAGGTGGTCGGGGCGTCGAACCCGACCAGAGCGAGTCATGAGCTTGGCGAGAAAGAACGACGCGATGGCCGCTTTATTGGGTTGGCGATCTCCGGCGGTGGCAGTCGCGCGGCAGTGTTCGGCGCGGCGGTGATGAAGGAGCTGGAGCGGCTCGGCATCCTTCAGCAGATCGATGTGCTGTCCGCCGTTTCCGGCGGCGCGCTGCCCGCCGCCTATTATGCGCTTGACGGGTACAAAGACATCGACTTTTCCAACGGTGTGCTGCAACGGATGGGCCAGGATTTTCAGGGGGAAGTGCTCGGTCGCTGGTTGTCGCCGCCGAACCTGTTTCGCTATTGGTTCACGGAGACCACCAAGGCGGATACGGTCGTTTCTGTGCTCGATGAAGAACTTTTTCATGGAGCGACCTATGCCGACCTGAATCCGGACAGACCGACGCTTCTGCTCAACAGCACCAACGCCCTGACTGGCGAGCCGTTCGTGATTTCCGACGAGAGTTTTGCCGGGTTGGAGCCGTCGCTCGCGTCATTCAGCGTCGCCCGCGCGGTTTACATGTCGGCTGCCTATCCGGGCCTGTTCGATGCGGTCGCTCTGCGCGGGAAATCCGGCGCAGCCGGCGCGTCCGCTGGACCGGCCGTGCTCGCGTATGACGGCGGTCCGGTCGACAATCTCGGCGTGAAGACCCTGGTCACGATGTTGAACCGGGCCGTGGAACGAGAATCGCTGGGGACCCAATTCTCAGAGGGATGCCTTCTCATTTCGGTGGATGCCACTCCACGCCTCAGACAGCACGACGGCAAACCGTTACCCGCTGCGACCGTCTTGCTCAAGAGCAATCGGCGGGAAGTCCTGGAGCGGGCCGGCATTCCGGCCGACCGGCAGGATCGCGCTCGGTTCGGCAGGTTTGCAGTGGGAACGGACAACAGGCAGGGCTCCTGCAGCTCTTGGCACCTCGCCCTCCGTCAGTTGCCGGACGACGATCCGCTCGGCGCGAAGGTCACGAGAATCGAGACCAGTCTGAAGATCGATGTGGAGGATCAGCAGGCGCTCATCGCGGCGGCAAAACGTCTTGTCGAAGAGAGCCTCGAAGTAGCGCGCCTCGAAGGTCGGACCAGCTTTCTGCCCCCTTCGCCTTCCGGCCACTGA
- a CDS encoding RNA polymerase sigma factor, giving the protein MLNTDRQSSAPSSEHSQELELVSRAACGDEAAFELIMRRYNQKLFRTARSILRNDEEAEDVVQEAYMRAWRALGNFRSDARLSTWLVRIVANEALGRLRRKSPQILTLDDAMNSPEPDIQASLTDEPSRRPEHAAMRAQLRTLLEARIDLLPEAFRAVFMLRAVEEMNVEEVSQALNIPEATVRTRFFRARTLLRESLAGDLDVTLAEVFTFDGARCDRIVAGVLARIRGERPSSGR; this is encoded by the coding sequence ATGCTGAACACAGACCGCCAATCATCAGCACCCAGTTCCGAGCACAGTCAGGAACTGGAACTCGTTTCACGCGCCGCCTGCGGAGACGAGGCCGCCTTCGAACTGATCATGCGGCGCTATAATCAAAAATTGTTTCGCACGGCGCGCAGTATCTTGAGAAATGACGAGGAGGCCGAGGATGTGGTGCAGGAGGCCTATATGCGCGCCTGGCGTGCGCTCGGCAACTTTCGCTCGGATGCCAGACTCTCGACTTGGTTGGTGCGCATTGTGGCCAATGAAGCCCTTGGACGCTTGCGCCGCAAGAGCCCGCAGATTCTCACGCTGGACGATGCTATGAATTCACCTGAACCCGACATACAAGCGTCGCTGACGGACGAGCCCAGTCGGAGACCCGAGCACGCCGCCATGCGGGCGCAGCTGCGTACGTTGCTGGAAGCACGCATTGATCTGTTGCCCGAGGCGTTCCGCGCCGTCTTCATGCTGCGTGCCGTCGAAGAAATGAACGTGGAGGAAGTTTCGCAGGCGTTGAATATTCCCGAGGCCACAGTGCGAACCCGGTTTTTCCGCGCCCGCACCCTGCTGCGTGAGAGCTTGGCCGGCGATCTCGATGTCACGCTGGCTGAAGTCTTCACCTTTGACGGCGCGCGCTGTGATCGTATTGTCGCCGGGGTCCTGGCCAGGATCAGGGGGGAAAGGCCCAGCTCAGGACGATGA
- a CDS encoding SDR family oxidoreductase: METKPPLQRIFLTGGTGYLGSRLIPLLAQRGHAIRALTRESSRTRLPAGCEPVIGNPFDARTFLEHVRRGDTFVQLVGTPRPAPWKGDQFRAVDRISGLASIEAARQTGVDHFIYVSVAHPAPIMKDYIAVRCECEAVLRAGDMPATILRPWYVLGPGHWWPFFLAPIYRIAERWPSTRKAAGRLGLLTIGEMLNAVVWAVEHPPEAMRVMDVPDIRLLAGGTQ; the protein is encoded by the coding sequence ATGGAGACGAAGCCACCATTGCAACGGATCTTCCTCACCGGCGGCACCGGTTATCTGGGGAGCCGATTGATTCCACTCCTCGCTCAACGTGGCCATGCGATTCGTGCGTTGACCCGAGAGTCGTCGCGGACGCGACTCCCTGCCGGTTGCGAACCTGTGATCGGCAATCCGTTCGACGCGCGGACCTTCCTCGAGCATGTGCGGAGGGGAGACACATTCGTGCAATTGGTCGGTACGCCGAGACCGGCGCCGTGGAAAGGCGACCAGTTTCGCGCTGTCGATCGGATCTCAGGGCTGGCATCCATCGAGGCGGCGCGGCAGACCGGAGTCGACCATTTCATCTATGTCAGCGTCGCCCATCCGGCGCCGATCATGAAAGACTACATTGCCGTGCGGTGCGAGTGCGAAGCCGTTCTGCGGGCCGGCGACATGCCGGCGACGATCCTGCGTCCCTGGTACGTCCTGGGTCCCGGCCATTGGTGGCCGTTCTTCCTTGCGCCGATCTACCGGATCGCGGAACGATGGCCGTCCACACGCAAGGCGGCCGGTCGATTGGGGCTGCTGACCATCGGCGAGATGCTGAACGCGGTGGTCTGGGCCGTAGAGCATCCGCCGGAGGCGATGCGAGTGATGGATGTGCCGGACATCCGACTGCTCGCCGGCGGGACACAGTGA
- a CDS encoding PIN domain-containing protein encodes MREVLLLDTGPLVAFLNRTDRHHEWATDQFDRLRPPLLTCEAVLAEACYLLRHHPGGSQAVVHLLDRGVLQVGFDLEDDVESVVKLMGRYETVPMSLADACLVRMAEGHAKSRLLTLDGDFRIYRKHRRQMIPTIMPQRA; translated from the coding sequence GTGCGGGAGGTCCTGCTGCTCGACACCGGTCCGCTGGTGGCGTTTCTGAACCGAACCGATCGGCATCACGAGTGGGCCACGGATCAATTCGACCGGTTGCGCCCGCCTCTTCTCACGTGCGAGGCCGTGTTGGCTGAAGCCTGTTACCTGCTCCGCCATCATCCCGGCGGCAGCCAAGCGGTCGTGCACCTGCTCGATCGCGGCGTGCTGCAAGTCGGCTTCGACCTCGAAGACGACGTCGAGTCCGTCGTCAAGCTTATGGGCCGATACGAAACTGTCCCCATGTCCCTGGCCGATGCCTGCCTTGTACGAATGGCGGAAGGGCACGCCAAGAGCCGCCTCCTCACCTTGGACGGAGACTTTCGTATTTACCGGAAGCACCGCCGCCAGATGATCCCGACCATCATGCCGCAAAGGGCATAA
- a CDS encoding ribbon-helix-helix domain-containing protein — protein MKTLSLKLDDALYARVLAAAKQRGTTQSDVVRDAILARLAPRRGAVVGSALDLAKDLAGCVTGPADLSTDKTHLRGFGR, from the coding sequence ATGAAGACCCTGTCCCTCAAGTTGGATGATGCGCTCTATGCCCGGGTCCTCGCCGCAGCGAAGCAGCGCGGCACGACTCAGTCCGACGTGGTGCGCGACGCGATTCTTGCCCGCCTTGCGCCGCGACGGGGAGCAGTCGTCGGTTCCGCGCTCGATCTCGCCAAGGATCTCGCCGGCTGTGTCACCGGCCCCGCCGATCTCTCGACCGACAAGACCCACCTTCGCGGATTCGGACGGTAG
- the smbP gene encoding small metal-binding protein SmbP, which yields MRCDRSPILTVLSVVLFTVSPAWSQGSHIEEALQHAQAAAMQGRQDYPDELVKQAKEALRHAEQAAKGNDNPHLASGIGALKRAIEHGRAGQNTEATKAAEEAATHLSQVTAAAPAVAPAAADSGY from the coding sequence ATGCGATGCGATCGAAGCCCCATTCTGACCGTCCTGAGCGTGGTCCTGTTCACGGTGTCGCCGGCCTGGTCCCAGGGGTCCCACATTGAAGAGGCCTTGCAACACGCCCAGGCGGCAGCCATGCAGGGAAGGCAGGACTACCCCGACGAGTTGGTCAAGCAGGCGAAGGAGGCGCTCCGGCATGCCGAACAGGCTGCCAAGGGCAACGACAATCCCCATCTCGCATCCGGGATCGGCGCGCTAAAGCGCGCCATCGAGCACGGGCGGGCTGGTCAGAACACCGAGGCGACGAAGGCAGCCGAGGAAGCCGCCACGCATCTTTCTCAGGTGACGGCCGCCGCGCCTGCCGTGGCCCCGGCTGCGGCGGACAGCGGCTACTGA
- a CDS encoding SDR family oxidoreductase, with amino-acid sequence MKPLVVVTGAGGLIGQYVVRTVVRWAPDWKVRGLTRRDLELTEFPAVEAMWRTLNPSAVIHCAALSRTKDCEQDPTAARLANVRVTAHLAALACDIPFIFLSSGEVFDGRKGWYDESDEPVPINVYGRTKLEAEQVVLRNPRHSVVRIVLTAGTSVSGDRSFVEDMCRAARAGKDLRLYADEFRCPLPAGVIARALWDLLHAGRPGLYHLGGAERLSRWEIGELLLPRYPVLAGRLIRGSGRDHVGAPRPADLSLRCDKIQTLLSFQLPGLAQWLRQRGSDGDPWDYPAS; translated from the coding sequence GTGAAACCGCTCGTCGTGGTGACCGGCGCGGGTGGATTAATCGGCCAGTATGTGGTCCGCACCGTCGTTCGCTGGGCGCCCGATTGGAAGGTGCGTGGGCTGACCCGCCGGGACCTCGAGCTCACCGAGTTTCCGGCTGTGGAAGCGATGTGGAGGACGCTCAATCCGAGTGCCGTCATCCACTGCGCCGCGTTGAGCCGAACCAAGGACTGCGAGCAAGATCCGACGGCGGCCCGGCTGGCGAACGTGCGGGTCACGGCGCACCTGGCGGCGCTGGCTTGCGACATTCCCTTCATCTTTCTCTCAAGCGGAGAAGTGTTCGACGGCCGGAAGGGCTGGTACGACGAATCGGATGAGCCGGTCCCGATCAATGTCTATGGCCGGACCAAGCTCGAGGCTGAGCAGGTCGTGCTCCGCAATCCGAGGCACTCGGTCGTCCGGATCGTCCTGACCGCCGGCACCTCGGTATCGGGGGATCGGAGCTTCGTCGAAGACATGTGCCGGGCCGCCCGCGCCGGCAAGGATCTGAGGCTCTACGCGGACGAATTCCGTTGTCCGCTGCCGGCCGGCGTCATTGCGCGGGCCTTGTGGGACCTGCTCCACGCCGGGCGCCCCGGTCTCTACCATCTCGGCGGTGCGGAGCGCTTGTCACGCTGGGAGATCGGCGAGCTGCTGCTTCCCCGCTATCCGGTCCTGGCTGGGCGTCTGATCCGAGGCTCAGGACGCGATCATGTCGGGGCGCCAAGGCCCGCGGACCTGTCGCTCCGTTGCGACAAGATCCAGACGCTCTTGTCGTTTCAACTACCAGGCCTTGCACAGTGGCTGAGGCAGCGGGGGTCGGACGGAGACCCATGGGACTATCCCGCGTCATGA
- the ettA gene encoding energy-dependent translational throttle protein EttA: MATANDKQVIFSLVNVGKVYPPKRQVLREIYLGFYYGAKIGVLGLNGSGKSSLLRIIAGVDQNYTGEISRSKGYSVGLLEQEPQLDPDKTVKEVVEEGKKELVALLKEYETVSNKIGESSPDEMEKLLDKQAQLQEKIEAANGWELENHLDIAMDALRCPPADQKVGTLSGGEKRRVALCRLMIQEPDILLLDEPTNHLDAESVQWLEQHLQQYKGTVIAVTHDRYFLDNVAGWILELDRGHGIPFQGNYSSWLEQKQERLEKEEKAESKRKKTLEHELEWIRMSPKARQSKGKARLNRYEELVNQKQDQRSDDLEIYIPPGPRLGDIVVEAKGVTKGFGDKLLYEHIDFSLPKGGIVGVIGPNGAGKTTLFKMIIGKEKPDAGSIKVGDTVKLGYVDQDRSLDGTKAVYEVISDGQETVKLGKVEVNARGYCARFNFAGTDQQKKVKDLSGGERNRVHLARMLKEGANLIILDEPTNDLDVNTLRSLEEGLENFAGCAVISSHDRWFLDRIATHILAFEGDSKVVWFEGNYSDYEADRKKRLGKEADQPHRIRYRKLTRD; this comes from the coding sequence ATGGCCACCGCGAACGACAAACAAGTCATTTTCTCCCTCGTCAATGTCGGGAAGGTCTACCCACCGAAGAGGCAGGTGTTGCGGGAGATCTATCTCGGCTTCTATTACGGCGCGAAGATCGGCGTGCTGGGCTTGAACGGCTCCGGCAAGAGTTCACTGCTGCGAATCATCGCCGGCGTCGATCAAAACTATACCGGTGAAATTTCACGTTCAAAGGGATACAGCGTCGGCCTGCTTGAACAGGAGCCGCAGCTCGACCCCGACAAGACGGTCAAGGAGGTCGTTGAGGAGGGCAAGAAAGAACTGGTCGCGTTGCTGAAAGAGTACGAGACCGTCAGCAACAAGATCGGCGAATCCTCGCCGGACGAGATGGAGAAGCTGCTGGACAAGCAGGCGCAGCTGCAAGAAAAGATCGAGGCGGCGAACGGGTGGGAATTAGAGAACCATCTCGACATCGCCATGGACGCGTTGCGTTGTCCCCCGGCCGATCAAAAAGTTGGGACGTTGTCGGGCGGCGAAAAGCGCCGCGTGGCTCTCTGCCGATTGATGATCCAGGAGCCGGATATTCTCTTGCTGGACGAGCCCACCAACCATCTGGACGCGGAATCCGTACAATGGCTGGAGCAGCATCTGCAGCAGTACAAGGGCACGGTGATCGCCGTCACGCACGACCGGTATTTTCTCGACAATGTGGCAGGCTGGATCCTGGAGCTCGATCGCGGCCACGGCATTCCGTTCCAAGGCAACTACTCGTCGTGGCTGGAACAGAAGCAGGAACGATTGGAGAAAGAAGAGAAAGCCGAGTCCAAACGGAAGAAGACGTTGGAGCATGAGCTGGAGTGGATCCGCATGTCGCCGAAGGCCCGCCAGTCGAAGGGCAAGGCGCGCCTCAATCGCTATGAAGAACTGGTGAACCAGAAACAGGACCAGCGCAGCGACGATTTGGAGATTTACATTCCGCCCGGTCCGCGCCTTGGCGATATCGTGGTGGAGGCCAAGGGGGTGACGAAGGGCTTCGGCGATAAGCTGCTTTACGAGCACATCGACTTCAGCCTGCCGAAGGGCGGAATCGTGGGGGTGATCGGGCCGAACGGCGCCGGCAAAACGACCTTGTTCAAAATGATCATCGGCAAGGAGAAACCGGATGCCGGCAGCATCAAGGTCGGCGACACGGTGAAGCTCGGCTATGTGGACCAGGATCGGAGCCTCGACGGCACCAAGGCCGTGTACGAGGTGATCTCCGATGGGCAAGAGACCGTGAAGCTGGGCAAGGTCGAAGTGAATGCGCGCGGCTACTGCGCGCGCTTCAATTTCGCCGGGACCGATCAGCAGAAAAAGGTGAAGGATCTGTCAGGGGGCGAGCGGAACCGCGTCCATCTCGCCCGTATGTTGAAAGAAGGCGCGAACCTCATCATTCTGGACGAGCCGACGAACGATCTGGATGTGAACACGTTGCGTTCGCTTGAAGAAGGCCTCGAAAACTTCGCCGGCTGCGCGGTGATCTCAAGCCACGACCGCTGGTTCCTCGATCGCATCGCGACGCACATTCTCGCGTTCGAGGGTGACAGCAAGGTCGTCTGGTTCGAGGGCAACTACAGCGACTACGAAGCGGACCGCAAGAAACGGCTCGGCAAAGAAGCGGACCAGCCGCATCGAATCCGGTATCGCAAACTGACCAGAGATTGA